Proteins encoded within one genomic window of Triticum aestivum cultivar Chinese Spring chromosome 2D, IWGSC CS RefSeq v2.1, whole genome shotgun sequence:
- the LOC123049557 gene encoding uncharacterized protein isoform X2 — MKRVHANGPNAEYIVIKPRDTTMNKTHPHRHGTHEDNDILSGKQMRKSRENMDGNLTRVHKQRTQDKSVVHVSSKQKRSPSMEVGTKVILKSSVYPNKRHVAHASILGCNSKKNGWWC, encoded by the exons ATGAAG AGAGTTCATGCCAATGGACCCAATGCAGAATACATAGTGATCAAACCCAGAGATACAACAATG AATAAAACTCACCCACATCGACATGGCACGCACGAAGATAATGACATTCTGTCAGGCAAACAG ATGAGAAAGAGCAGGGAGAATATGGATGGAAATTTGACTAGAGTACACAAACAAAGAACTCAAGACAAGTCTGTAGTCCATGTGTCCTCTAAGCAGAAACGTAGTCCTTCCATGGAG GTTGGCACAAAAGTGATTCTGAAGTCCTCAGTATATCCAAACAAAAGGCATGTGGCACATGCTAGCATTTTGGGTTGCAATTCAAAAAAAAATGGTTGGTGGTGTTGA
- the LOC123049557 gene encoding uncharacterized protein isoform X1 — protein MKRVHANGPNAEYIVIKPRDTTMNKTHPHRHGTHEDNDILSGKQKHHLENEGCNKLSYQAPSSPAHPVFDPIFYGEMRKSRENMDGNLTRVHKQRTQDKSVVHVSSKQKRSPSMEVGTKVILKSSVYPNKRHVAHASILGCNSKKNGWWC, from the exons ATGAAG AGAGTTCATGCCAATGGACCCAATGCAGAATACATAGTGATCAAACCCAGAGATACAACAATG AATAAAACTCACCCACATCGACATGGCACGCACGAAGATAATGACATTCTGTCAGGCAAACAG AAGCATCATCTTGAAAATGAGGGCTGCAATAAACTCTCATATcaagcaccatcatcaccagcccatcCTGTTTTCGATCCTATTTTTTATGGAGAG ATGAGAAAGAGCAGGGAGAATATGGATGGAAATTTGACTAGAGTACACAAACAAAGAACTCAAGACAAGTCTGTAGTCCATGTGTCCTCTAAGCAGAAACGTAGTCCTTCCATGGAG GTTGGCACAAAAGTGATTCTGAAGTCCTCAGTATATCCAAACAAAAGGCATGTGGCACATGCTAGCATTTTGGGTTGCAATTCAAAAAAAAATGGTTGGTGGTGTTGA